AATCAAATCATTCAACTCTTTGATTACACGAAGGTTATGGTGACACtccattttcaaagcaaaagaCCCAAATTTCAAATAGCTCAAATAATCCAATTTAAAGATTATATGTGTTGCCTATCCACCATACAAGTTGGGgctcatcatataaatggtttggatcatggaaagacaatccagattcaaaggctaaatTCCCGACATATCACATTGCAACATGCAGATGTATTTGAGCAGACATCTTCCAATACTTGATCAGTTTTATCATCGGCCAGTTGAGTTTTCTAGGCACTCTATTGAGTTTTCATATCATCAAGAATTTTTTCATTGATATTCGCCAATTTGGAAGATATCTATTTCGGATGAGTAGAGCCAATGAATAAAACAAAGAGTTCTTCACCATGAACTTTGTACCGCACACATCACTTATATGGGCCCCAGCTTGGTACAGGACACTTCCATCAGCGGGTGGGTTAGCATCTATAATTCCCTTTGTCGAGGGAAGTTAAGCCGGTCCTGAGGCTCTGAATAGACCAAGTTatcacttcttcttttttcttttttttttacagacacacacacaccccacacactcacgctggtggaatttcaccacctatgggtactcgaacccttgaccaggagttgaaactcctgagagtctaccacccgggcaagattAAGGACCCAGACCAAGTTATCACTTGAGTCACCTGAGCCACGTTCAGATctagttgactcagtgagtttttCGAGTATTCAAGGCCCAAACTGCTACCATATTTGAGCCATCTCTGAGTTCCTGGTTTAATGTAAACTGTTCAACAATAATGATATAGTGCTGTACCATCATGTAGTcctgatttttttcattttttttttttcatttttgtaaaTTGCAGGAATAGAAATCACTCCACTAGAGCTTCATCTTGCAAACAGGCTTGATCGTGACACAAGCGGCCTAATGATTATAACCAAATCACATAAAGTGGCAGCCAAACTTGTTAAGGCATTCACAGATCACAGTGTGAAGAAAACATACCTTGCTCTGTGCGTTGGGCCCACTCCCAAATGGGACAAGATCAACATAAAATCAGGCCATGGGAGATCGAAATTTGGTGTATGGCGTGTGTACACATCGTCAGACGTTGGCCGATCACTTCCAGGTGGCTTAGTAGTCAAAGACATGGCAACTTCCTTTGAAATCATATCAGTAAATAGGCAAGGAAGCTTCAAAGAGCCGACCAAGTTCTCAACAGATGAAAATCCTGGAATGGAATCAGTGGTTGTTGAAGATCAAGGGACGACAAGGATCGAAGTGGGTGATGAAAACAATGGTGAGATTTTGATTAGAGCCTATCCCAAGAGTGGACGAACACATCAGATTCGCTTGCACTGTCAATACCTTGGAATACCCATAAGGGGTGATGTGAAGTATGAAGGTGTTTATGAATGGAGGGGGAATGCATATGACACTCATGCCCTCCATGCCGAGAGCTTGGAATTCGATCACCCCATTACCGGCGTTCCCGTTGAATTCCGTGCACCTATCCCCATATGGGCAAGCGAGGCATGCCAAGGGATGGTACAAGGCACATGACATGTTACTCATGTTGGAGATTTGGACCTTGTTGGGCACAAGGCATCCAAtggtttctttcatttccttcttTGACTAAAGAGCTGGATTCTGCACCTGGAGGCATCACTGCCTGATTGCTGCATCTTTGAGCATTGATCGGTGAGAGAAATTAGTTCTGAGACTTTTATTCAGTACATACAGACCATGGTTCAGTGATTTGGACAGTTGAGCTGATGAGCTCTGCCGTGGACCACCTATTTTTGGCGTCCTATGAATTGGATTATAGGCAGTTCTAAAAGAAATACAGCAGTGCTCCATGTTTGAAGGATGGAAGGCCAAAGAAGTCTGGGATCTCCAAATATGGGAGATGGGGCAGCTCCTATCCATCGGCCCATGTTCCAAAATTAGAGTTGACCTATATTTCATCTTGCTAATTGAAATTTGCTTGGTAGAACATTCAAAGGGCTTATTTACGAGCACTTCAGAGAATCTTCAAGAGCTTCATGCTGCCATGCATGGATTGCCAGTAGCAGATTGCTATGCACGTCTCTTTTCCAAAGGAATGGGATTTCACTgcccatggatactcgaacccttgaccgggtgttgaaactcccaagattCTACCACCCatgcaagagcaaggatcctatTTAGACACACTTAGATGCATTTAAATGCACTAAGATGCACTTAAACGCACTTCAAAACACTTAGTATCATACAAAGCTTTCTTATGAATTCAGCCtccatttttctcttttcatGGAGTGGTACGTTGTGAATGAGGAACTATGGTTGAGAAGGCTTCCACAGTAAGAAATCTAATGAAATAAAATCTCATTGCAGCTTAGATTATATTTGATACGCTTTTGTAATTTGGTTGACCACGTACCCTTTTTTTTCCTACCGTTGCTTTGTCGCACACCATTCCTATTTGATTTGGGTATGTCATACCATTTGTCTTACTGTCAGTGTCGTCTACCATTTGCCAGACATCCACATTGGAAGTGCAACAGTggttttaaaccatccattcttttcacacagtggcccacctgatgagtttacACTATCTCTTAAGAGTGGTGTGCGACCGGCACTATTCAAGTTTCCAAGTCATGTGGCACGCTTGTTTTGTAGATGAGAAGGATCTACGTTGAGCTATCAAAGCTCATGAATAAAATTGGGGAGTAGCCATGAGCTTCGTGTACACCAGGCCAGTAACACTCAAGACCTGATCCCAAAAATTGGTTTTGCCAGATGAAAATAGACCAGATCCTTATTAACCAGATGGATCCCTGGATagggatcaggtgggccatacatgcacaAATAAATGGTCATTTAGGTAAACTGAAAACTAAGGTCTCCCTGCAAAGCGCATGTGTTGCCTACCAGATGATTGGACCAGCATGTGTAGAGATTAGAACATAAGTACAAATGCAGTCGGCCGGGTTGGGTCAGGGCTAAAAGGACCCGTATCAGCTCAGCCCAAAAGCCTATCTGGCCTCGAGTACGTTGGGATGATCTAAAGTCTATCTGGCCTTGAGTACGTTGGAATGATCTCATTGACGCTAGCAAAAATAGACGATTTCCATAAAATCAGATGCCCATGATTTGTTTGAAACATGATAGAACTCTGGGACATTTCTTCCTGTGGTAAAGGACCACTATTCCCAATTTATATTTTATCGGCAATgggagactagcaaaatgctgattTTTCTTCATCGGGCATTCTATATCTGATCAGAAATTAAGTGAGCCAccattcaaattttagatttgttTTGGGAGGGGTGCGCCTGGCCCATGTCATAGTGCAACACATGGGCGATGCTTGAGAGCCCCAGCAGCAAGCTACTGTGGTGGGCCCTCCCCCAcaagaaattaatttaatatcatgTGACCCGATGGGCCACGTATCAGATATTAAACTGATAAGAACAGATACTACACTTGATCTTAGCCAAAAGGCCGAGAAAGGTATGCTTTCTTTATTCACTTCATTCCCTTCTTGTATTGCTTCTCATCCCTTGCAAGTCCTTCTCTCAGTCGATGTGGGATCTTATAGCTCTCTCTTTACTTCCTTCTCCACGGAAAGCATCCATGTAGCTGGCCCACTCGATTGTACGGTGAAGATAAACGCGCCGGTTATCTCTTTTGGCCGTTGCCCGCCCGATGATCCAGACAGCTGatttttgtgggcctcaccattttcAAGTTGAGAatcttgggacccacctgatgactgcCCCAAATATCACACACCTGTGCCATGTTGGTGTGCGTGCCATATATCATTTTTCCCACTCTCTCCtcatttaaaacattgcttcgTGATCATAGCCTCCCAAATGGTGGGCCTCTTTAATTCCAGCGGCATCGAGCAATGTTGCAGAGATATGCATGTATTCACCTCTAATAACAGTATTGCATTGAGTTCTTTCACGCTGCACGTGTACGATTGATAGAATATCTTTTTTTAAGCTATACATTTTATGGGCCAGCAATCCCTTGGCGAGGATTATCTAAAAAACAGGAGTTTGCTTGAAACAgccgtagtggggcccacagactgaGGTTGGTTTTGGTCACTAAGGGTTAAGGCCCACCAACAGAAAAGCTCTTCACTATACGCCCAACTCCCAcgcctaaaaaaaagaaaaggacagttatgtggcccaccttgttgtatatatAAATCCACCTGCTTTTTACGCATGCTCTGTGGGACCACTATGTTGTTTgtattaaatccactccgtccatcatgtgagaagCGTTATTTGAAccatacattaaaaaataaaaataaaaattaaaaaaataaaaaacactggGCCTAAAAGCTTAAATGAGCTACACAAACGGGACTTTTGCTTAGCCCGGCTGACTTTTGAACGAGGggatttttgcttctttttttttggattcaaTTCATTTCATCCCAGTGAGTTGCACCTGATCAACGGGTATGATGAAAATACAACcattgtgtaaaaaaaaaattgttggaaTCTCATCTCCATCCTTCCCtgacgtgtggcccactcaagttgtGAATCTCCTTCATTTCCTCCGTTCAAGATAGAAACTGATTGACGGAGTGGATGGTAAGTCTTAGAGCGCTTGCatgtttggccggacggatcccatgggatgAGGAGGGATGGGATGATAAAATCTCAGGATATGCCAAATGAGTCAAACAGACCTGATGAGCTTGTCGCacgatatagcaaacccatggatcatcaccatcattactttaaaattgatctcatctctCTTAGTTCCGTCCAATCATAcctagggcatgtttggttggacggattggatgggattgaaaAGTAAAATCTCGGTATATGGCGGGCGTGCGAAAcaggtgaacttgtcccgggatatagcaaccatggatcttaaaccaatttACCGaaaccaccatcattaccttaaaacgcATCCCATCCCTCCTAGTCCCTCTtcatccgcccggccaaacaggccctaaaacagGTGTTGAAAGGATCGGGTCCGAACTCATGGGATTGGACATATTCCCTACTTTGAAGGGCGTGCTAAAGGGGGAGGgagctttaatactctggcaaagCGCGGTGCTTATACGCAGGCACTAAACACTTGCCATAAAATTAActcaatctagaccattcaattTGTGGCTTGGACTATAAACCAGAGTCATACCGTTTTAACAACTATGCTGGCCTATTGACGGACATtcaatggacggttgaaattaaGAAAAAACAATCCAATGGTTAATTTTTTTTGGTTACAATTACTGCACCAGCCTGTGGTGACCACCATTCTCGATGGGTTAACTCGTTCAATTTTTTGAATGCCAGCGTATCAACATATTCAGCCAGAGTATTAACCAACTCACGCAAAAAACGAAACGAAACAATAACGGacccggatttcctgctaaagcccctTGCATAAAGTTCCTGCTCTGAGaacttatggggcccactgtgctgtttgtgggaaatccactccgtccatctgttttgttagctcattttaggatacgacgctaaaaatgagccggatccaatacttaagtgagccgaaaacgtgagaattgaatgtccttagatgaaatatttgtggggccacataagttttgaatcattctaatatttgtgctttcagttcatcccaatagggacaacgttatgaacggtatgaatggcaagtaaacatcactgtggacctaggaaagttttaacggtagaaatttccttaaccacattttcctttagtacgaacCACCTGATTCTTGGATCATGTTTACTTTTGGTCTGGCATACTAAAATGGGctcataaaacggatgaacggtatggatttctcacaaacatcacgttggccccacctagcttttgcAGTAAATCCACGTCCAACAATATAACAGCCCCGGCCCACCGTAAAGCACGTCGGCGCATCACAGTACGTCGCATCGAACAACAAGCGAACGAAAGAGGGAGAACTGAgtaaaactctgtgggcccaccgtggatgtatgggtcttatccacgccgttcatccatttttgcagtTCATGTTAGATCATAaatccaaaatcgaagcatatccaaagctaaaggagaccacaccacaagatacagtagggataatgatgtccGTCCACGTAAGCTTTGGATGTTTTGAGATGTGGGTCCACTCAACGGACTATGATTTCGGTGCCCGGTGCTAACTTGCGCCGTGTGGACCGCATCTTTAGGTGGCGTTGGGAGTTGGGAGGTTTGGTCTGATTTGAATAAGCTCGGCCATCGATGCAGTATGCTTAAAAGAAGCAATGTTGACGTCATCTTCTCGTTTATGGCATGACACGTATGATCTACCTGGCTCATCGGACGCGTGCCCTCATCAGATAACGCCACGTCAGATCCTCCTCTCCGCACATCAAGTTTATCTCCTTATCCACGCCCCTTTTCTGATCTGATTTTCGGGCTTTTGCAGACTTTCCATCGAATCCTCTACACCAGTCGTAGATAGAATTTTGTGCAGCTAGCCGGGTACGGAGCCTGCCGTAGAGTttcatgtcatccaaaccgttcatcagtgTCATCCTGTCATTAAAAGGAGATTTATAAAAAAATAGCCCTATCTGATAATCATATGAGCAGTAAagtataaaaaaaatagaaaaccactcaaaaacttgaaaatgaaaattcgataaatggatctgcctgatttctaTAATGTACAATTTTCAAGCTGTGCAGACCCTTATTAACGGATTCGATTTCATAAATGggcaacggtgggtcccacaggctGCTATTTGAACGAAATTCTCCACTGCGACTGTTGCAGAGGTGGCCACTGCGACTGTTGCAGAGGAGCCACTCTCCTATGGACGAACGATTCAGTTTCCAAGGATTTATTTGATAAGAACTCGGCAGAATGTGATTCTTCCTACTCATGCACTTAAAATCATGCTCCTGGTATCCGTATGACTCaaattgaaccgtccaaatcatggagcCCTTTATGTGTTGGTCCAATCaataaaaatgagattgattgaatgatcttaGGCTATGATGAAGAAAAGTTCACATGctcaatctggaccattgatgCTTTGCGTTTTCACCATCATTAGATAACGATCGTCGGCCAGTCATTAcagtactttttatttttaaacaattGACACATTTGAAGTATGTCCCAGATCAACGCGTGCATTTTCTGCTGCATGCGTGCAAAGCATCGGACTCTTTGTCCGAAATCCTATCCCAATCACAAATGTGAGGCAACTCATCCACCGTACCGCATGCATTTACCgtaccgacctggctggtgtgttacgtgtcgtgcaaagacgatcGGTGACGCTACTCAACTCCacgataatgtatttattatatccacacctttcatccatttgtcgagatcattttaaagcattaaccaaaaaatgtatcgtatccaaagcttaagtggaccacaccacaaatagttgaGACAATGATACTCACTGATAAAAGATTCATGAGGGTGCACCGTAGCATTTAGTTTACAAGGCCACACAgagctagatgaagagaaaatttaattattatacggattcaaaacttacgtggccccaaacgtatttcaatggtagacatttaatttcccatttttttttttttgtagtagggtccacttgatcttcATGTCTGTCCTATTCACCTTACAACGAGCTCATAAAATGATAGTACGAACTGATGTAATCCATATCTAATGGTGAGACtaatagaacttggtgacatcaacatacCGTTTAAGTGGGCCGTGTGTGTGGTACAACAGCTAATCCCCTTCGAGACAATTATTACTGTCAGTTTAACACGatgaaataaaattattattattttttctatagGATTTGTTTAGTTAGttgtaaataaatataaatagtaATAAATAAGTAATGATAAATTTAGTATTTGATAATATTGGTGCTACGGTGTTAAGAATTTGGCTATACATGAGCCAAGTTAGCTTGAAAAGTTAGCTCGACTTGGCTGACCCATCTCATTTTGAAGACAAGTCGCGTTCAAACATAGTAAAGCTTAACTCAGTGTCTGGCCGACTTGTCTCAGTCGTACCCCGTACACTTgcccgagctctctctctctctctctctctctctctctctctctctctctcagcatcgACAAGAAGGTACCCTCTATGACTctatttgattatatatataatattaattaattaattaattgaatatttgatttattgggttgagtcaggtgcgGGTTGATCAGGTTGGGAgtagactcgactcgattcgagaTAAGCTCACCTCAACTTGAACCACTAGCTCACTTCAAGCTCGTCTCGAAAGGTTCGGTAAAAATGGTAAGCTCCGATGGTAAGCttgaggccgagctcgagctcaaactcgaacTCAAAGAGAGCACGAATGAACCAAAccaagcttgacccacctcgACCTGACTCGGCTCAATATACAGCCCTAGTTAAGAAATATGTCAGGGATTGCTCAAATAAatttaatgggccttatcataatgcatatgtttcatttatgttgtatttattttgttgtatcttttaaggcatgagccaaataaaTGAGTTAGACCTAAAATTTTTATAtcccacaaaaagttttcaaaggAAAGTGCTCAATCCTATGGTGGTGcagcccaccaaagctttggatttGTTTTATCTTTAGActagctcatgtcttaaaatgattttaaaaaatgaatgaacgaaatgaatataacatatacatcatattagggtccacttgttatAGGGTTGAGTTTTGCTCAAATTTTAAGGTAAAATTTTCTCATCATGCACTTGTTATGATTACTTACTCACAATCCATTAGAGCCTAACTTTAATGTCAGACAATCATATTTATAGACTGAGGTGTgtgtttaaattcaaaatttatgtgaATGTAATacaaaattgtaatgattacaaattcatttTTTTACCTCTAAAAATATCTATATTTAATCATTGATTCACATCTTAAGTattataaaattataatgatggtGTTTTATATTACATTATTGGGACAATGTATAATCCAAACAGGACTTAAATATATCAATTTTCTAACATAAatctaataaaaataaaaatcattggttgGATTCAACCTATCCAATACCATTAGATAGCACTTGATTATCTTGTAATAGTTTTTTATATTTTAGTTATGGGAACTTTGTGAGCTCATTGCCGGTTTCTTATTTGAATAAAGAAGGGCTATGCTATGTTGGCAATCGCCTGTACCATAACTTTAAACAATATGACAAAGGACCGGGAAAAGGCTAAAAGGACTTATATATAGTGAGAAAAGACTGAATGACTTATGATCTAATGAAAAAAGTAACTTTTAATTGATTAGAATAATAAAATAGGATTCATATGGCCAACTTGGATTAATTAGGATAAGGCTAAAATGGTGATGATAATAAATTGAAAAATTAAAGGTTATATTTTCTATCACAAAGACATTCAtggtttttaaatattttcacagGATTGAAACTAAGAACTGTAacaatcaaaataataataatcaagctAAAAGACACACCACATCATGATTAAAGTATGAAAATGAAATTTACAGAAATAAAATTAAGTGTTGTAGAGGCACAAATCACATTTTTTAGTATTTTGCAAATTAAAAGTcgtaattattattattcttaattATTCATTGATTGGAATATAACACCTTGCCTAATTATTAATCGGGCTCGATTTACCATCCAAATCCACACCCACATTCATCAAACCCATGTCCACGATTGTGTGTTGAGTAAACtatgtagggccaccatgatgtatgtgtcattatccacgtcgtccatttgatttttccagtttatttcagggcatgagtcgaaatttgaagcatatacaaagctcgaGTGAACCACACCCCAGGAGACcgtgggataatgacatccaccgttgaaacttgtcTAGAGCCCAGAGTGATgataatttgtcatccaacccgatagacatagatgaaaggaaaacacaaatatcaacttgatccaaatggcccccaagaagctttcaatggtaggcattcaattctcactatttcatgtggtgtggtccacttaacatttggatatgcttcaattttggactcgtACCCTaatatgagctagaaaaatggatggacggtgtagatgcaaTACACGCACATCAGGGTGAACCCCCCCAGATGCAATCCACATCCGGGGCTCAAGTGCCCGGTGGGCGtatccagcccattgccaccctaacTGATACATATGCACGGCATTGAATCAAACCATATCATGATGCATGAGGTGGTATTGGCTTATTTTACTTTTACGTAGCGTGATGAATCATGACTGGAATGAGATTGCTTAAGAGCTAAGCAGAACCTTTGAATTCAAGGAAAGTCACAAAGTAGAGGTGGGGTATAGCTTACGCTTCTAGAAGTCTGCCCATGGACACCAAAGCACGCGTGTgagatccatcaggtgggccagctgTTTATTAAATCATCCAATCTAAGTACATTCACTCCTCAGGTGGGCTACAATgtagaaaaaaatggatggtttgtaATAGGTTTTTGTAAGTGGTACTTTTGTTTTGTGGCAGTGAAGtgacctgatttttgagccagAAGATCTaagtattgtggcccacttgatataaaGCTCAGATCTAGCGTACGAGTTTCATGCTGGCAGATGGTCTAGTATGGAGATGAGTGGTTATACACGCGTGTTAGCTTAGAAAGCTACAGCCTCACGAGTATTGGCAGATAAGGTACCCGTGCACGCGCCTTTATCCGTATCGCACGTGCCTCCGTGACATGAGGTGGGCCCGGGCGCAAGATGAGCAAATGGAAAGCGAATTGCGTGGCGACCCAACCCCACACAGCTACGCGAGGTGAGGACTCTGTGggacccgctgtgatgtttgtgttttatccatgccgcccatccattttgcggAATCatttgattccaaaattgaagtagatccaacgctcaagtggaccacttcgCAAGGAACAGTGGgaaagatgatatttgtctttcccGTGTATCCAGGTCTGTCTGACCttacaaacaggtttggatgacaaataaacattactatgggccctaggTTCAGCTGTGGGTCACTGTTTCCTGTCCTGTGGTCCACTCAAAAGCTTGGGATACACTTCAATTTTGAGactcatgttctaaaattagctggcaaaatggatggatggctcagataaaACACATAGCTCACTATAGGCCCCACACTATTGAGGTTGCCACGCAATTGACATGGTTTGTTAATTCCTCGTGTATAGAGCGGTACAAATCTACGGCCAGGCACACGTGCAAATATGAAATCATGCGTTCCAAAtggagctgtacacgagtccaaCTTCAGCTCGAGCACTAGCTGACCCAACTTGTACTTGGCTCGGTCTGGTCATTGAGCTTGGCTGGCCATCTCGGCTTGTTTCAATTAGCAACTCAGCCCAATTTTAGTCAAAATTGAActtgtgcggcattttctcaaacacatggagtgcacttttaaattctgtatgtaaaacaataataatgatttgcatgtatttcatcaaatgctcaatagataacatcaaaataaagatacaagggtatttacTTCATATCCATACTTTCCTCACTACCAACTGACACTTCGtttagtcattttatcaaatacttgtgAGCAATGTCAATATGAAATTAATTGAGTCCTTAAACCAGTTCGttctgagttcgattcaagttaggGTTCAATCTAAGTCAAGTCAAGCTCCTCAAATAAATTTTGAGCTCAAAAACTCAGCCAACTAGAATTCAATTTCAAACTGAGTacaatcaagctttttcgagacGAGTTGAGGAAATTAACCatgctaactcagttcatgtaccgctCTAGTTGCATATCTAAGCTttccacaaatttgaaaaaaaaaaaaaactaaataacaAGACAATTTAACTCTTTAGGCAGGTCACCGTTAAAATTACGGTTAAAAAACTTTTTTAGCCATTCATATATTTTGATAAGGTATGGAAAAAAGGAAGTGTTAAATGGCCTGATTTTGAAGTCAGAAGACCTAGACAGTGTATCTCAGCTGATGGAAAGCTCAGCTCTCACACACGCGTCACATCATGACAAATGCGCCATAGATAAGCTCATACATGCTTGTGGAATTAACAAATCCGTGTCCTTTTTAACTTAAACTAACCATTGTTTCTTGAATGACCCATCTGTATCAATGGACCAGCGTGACTTTCGAAGTTCGCACATGTGCGTGTGTAAAGATGCACGTGTGGAGGAGGTTACGTGTGACGCAAGCAaacctcttttttcttcttctttttttttttgttgtcttTTTAAGACCGTCCTTTTGAAGTTCATGGATTTGAATCGGAACGCGGACTGCGCGACCCCAGACGGTAACGTTCGTGGTTTTAAAAAACGTATTTTCTAAGTACACGGGTTTGAATCGTtcggaagctaagtggggcccaccttgaatttttttaaaaaatccacttcgtccatccatttttaaagctcatgttGCGACATTCgttaaaaaattaagcagataaaAATCACAAATgtgccacacgacaggaaaagtTGTAATGGAAATGActatcgttgaaacatttctagggtttagggagacgttcatatgccatccaaaccgttcataaggtccttcccactgagatgaactgaaaatataaaatcatagcctgattcaaaacttctgtgacccactaatgtttcaacggtgcgagatcaatctccaccatttccaGTGGTGTCGCGGATTTGAGTTTCGAATCTACCTATacaagctggaaaaacggatggaagtggtggatttctcacaaacatagctgtggcccacctagcttctgaccAATCTTTAGAAACTTCCTACGGTTGACGTCGCACGGAAGCCGCGTACAATCTTCGAGTCGTTTGAACATTTTGCCAACATTGGAAAGCGTGGGAAAACCACATTGTGCATGATCACGCACGAAGGACACCAAACGTCTTTGCGATCTTTGCGATCCTGAGCACGAGTATACAGATAGTTCACTCGTGTTGTCATTCTGGACCAGTAGGACCCACGGTTAATGATCAGTACCGTCCATCTGATGCACCCTGCATTGGATGGACCATGTCAAACAAATCTCCTCAATTGAATAATCACAGCCATGGAATTGGTGGGATGCAGATGGACgttaagaagacaaatccaacgACGGTCTACGGAGTTCTAACATTCAAGCTAGATCCATTAAACGGGACGTCCGTTATGAGGCCTAATACGACAGTGGTTTGACCTTTGC
This DNA window, taken from Magnolia sinica isolate HGM2019 chromosome 14, MsV1, whole genome shotgun sequence, encodes the following:
- the LOC131225442 gene encoding RNA pseudouridine synthase 1-like, which gives rise to MTKTPLPFPLCSHLLPYNCLLLTPSPTSIKSSAVRFLCRPSSLPIMAEKTQFDSTEIGPPNASKTQNFPTPLSPPLPPISKQIELQRAMTASSKSSLFSLSRSGIVFEDESLIVVNKPSGIYCESVLSSARQFLNESSLGSTDVGIEITPLELHLANRLDRDTSGLMIITKSHKVAAKLVKAFTDHSVKKTYLALCVGPTPKWDKINIKSGHGRSKFGVWRVYTSSDVGRSLPGGLVVKDMATSFEIISVNRQGSFKEPTKFSTDENPGMESVVVEDQGTTRIEVGDENNGEILIRAYPKSGRTHQIRLHCQYLGIPIRGDVKYEGVYEWRGNAYDTHALHAESLEFDHPITGVPVEFRAPIPIWASEACQGMVQGT